One region of Heterodontus francisci isolate sHetFra1 unplaced genomic scaffold, sHetFra1.hap1 HAP1_SCAFFOLD_61, whole genome shotgun sequence genomic DNA includes:
- the LOC137363431 gene encoding histone H2A-like — MEDSSSEAIWAELRNRKGARGKTSGKARAKAKSRSSQAGMQFPVGRVHRLLRKGNYAERVGAGAPVYLAAVLEYLTAEILELAGNAARDNKKTRIIPRHMQLAVRNDEELNKLLGGVTIAQGGVLPNIQAVLLPKKTSAQSSQKK; from the exons atggaggactcgagcagtgaggcaatatgggcagaactcagaaataggaagggtgcg agaggaaagaccagcgggaaagctcgggccaaggccaagtctcgctcctcccaggctggaatgcagttcccggtgggccgtgttcacaggctcctgagaaagggcaactatgctgagcgtgtgggtgccggagccccggtctatctggctgctgtgctcgagtatctgaccgctgaaatcctcgaactCGCCGGTAACGCGgcacgggacaacaagaagacccgcatcatccccagacacatgCAGCTGGCGGTccgcaatgacgaggagctcaacaagcttctgggaggagtgaccatcgctcagggcggggtgctgcctaatatccaggccgtgctgctgcccaagaaaaccagcgctcagagctcccagaaaaagtaa